The Desulfosoma sp. DNA window TCATCGGGCGCGGTTTGAACCTTCCAAGCGCATGGAAGAGGTTCTTCAGAGCTTAAACGCTCGAGATGACGTTGAATTTGCGGAACCCAACTATCTAAGGCAAAAGCTGGAAATCGTTCCGAACGATCCTTACTACGGCGAACAATGGGCCTTGGAAAAAATCGGTATGCCTCAGGCTTGGGAGGTGAGCTCTGGAAGTGGCTCTGTCCTTCTGGGTGTCGTGGATACCGGTATCGATCTTAGCCATGAAGATCTTGCCGACAAGATTTGGAGGAATCGTTGGGAAGTCTGCGGAAACGGACGGGACGACGACGGAGACGGTTATGTGGATAACTGTCGCGGGATCAATGTGATCACGGGTCACGGGGACCCTTGGGATGATGATGGGCATGGTACGCATGTTGCGGGGATCGCCGCCGCCGTCGGTAACAACGCTCGAGGAATGGCCGGTGTGGACTGGCGCACCACTATTTTACCCGTCAAATTCTTAGGGGAAGGCGGCGGCAATGTGGCCGATTTCGTGGAAGCCGTCGCTTTCGCCAAAGCACGGGGCGTTCGAGTCATCAACATGAGTTTCGGGGGCTATTCCTATTCCGAAGCGGAAAAGCGGGCTATTTCTGGAGCCTCCAATATCCTTTTTGTGGCGGCGGCGGGCAATGAGCGCTATGACAATGATTTTCATCCCCTCTATCCCGCCAGTTACGATCTACCCAACCTCATCTCGGTGGCTTCCACGAATAAGGCTGATAGAATGTCGCTGTTTTCAAATTACGGCGTTCAGACGGTCCATGTGGCTGCTCCCGGAGAAAACGTTTTGGGGACTCTGCCAGGAAACGACTACAACAACCTATCGGGAACCTCCATGTCCACGGCCCTGGTCAGCGGACTGGCGACACTCATTCTGTCTCGATATCCTCATTTGTCTCCCAGTGACGTCAAAGCCAGGATTCTAAGAACGGCGGATCAAACAGAAGACCTGCGAGGGATTCTTACAAAAGGTCGTGTCAATGCTTACCGTGCTTTGACCGAACCGATAGGGGGGCCTTACATTTTCAGGGTGATTCCACAAAGAGCTCCAGTTGGTTCCCAAATTATCCTGAGAGGTACAGGATTTGGACAAGCACAAGGGGCTGTGATCTTCGGGGGAAATGTGCAAGGAAGTGTTGTCGCCTGGGGCGATGAAAAGATCGTTGTCAAGGTTCCGGAAGGAGCCTTTTCCGGTGACATCATCGTCGAGACCCTCTATGGGAGAAGCAACGGGGTCTTCTTTGAGGTTGCCATTGAATTCTCAGGGGGGCTGCGCACACTGTTTGCCGAGGTGCTCGCTGATCCTAGGTATATCCCTTTTCTTGTGCTATCAAACTTTTCCAAAGATCCGGCGGTGGTTTATGTTCGAATCAACGAGATCCCTTCCAGGACTCAGACTTTGTGGATCATCCAAATGGAAGGCCTTGAAAAATATATAGAAGATCTGAGCTATTTTTACAATCGTCCATGGGCGCAATCTCTGACGGTGGAATGTCAATCTTCCAGTCCTGTGGCTGCGGTTGTTGTGAACCTGGCTCCTGATCTCTCCAAGGTGAAGGTCATGCCGCATATTCATATTGCAGGAAAACCTGTTGATGGAATACAGGTGCCCGTAAAATGAAAAGACTATCAGTTATCCTGGTGATTCAATGCTTGTGGATGGCATGTTCATGTGCCCCGCTCAAAACGAGACACGTATCATCGGAAGAAGCGCTCCGTTATAGGGCCGAAGCTTACTGGGTGGCTCGCCAGGAAAAAGACTGGGAAAAAATACGAAGTTTCGTAGACCCAACGTTGGTCGATGATTTGGATAGTTACTTTAAGAAAATGGAAGAATCCAAGGACTTTTCCAAGATTATAGCGTTTTCCATTCGGGACATAAAAATATTGGAAGATGAAGGACATACGAGGACGTCTATATCCTTGCATTTATCGCACCCACTTTTGGGGTCGAAGCCGTATCCCCTGGAACAAACGGTGGAAGATAGGTGGGTGCGACGAAAAGGGCAGTGGTATCTAGTGATCCAACCCCCAAACATGGCGGACATCTTGCGGAAGCTAAATAGAACACCGTGAGGATCGGCTTCAGGGGGGTGAAAGGAGGTGAGAGTGTTTAGAGAAAAGTTTTTTTAGGCGGCGGTGGTCTTGTCGTAGGCGTAGAAGCGCAAAAGATGAGAAGGAGAAAAGGCCATGAAGAAGATTGCAAGCACGGTTTTGGTTGCCATGTTGGTCCTTGGTGCCGGGTTGGCTTTGGCCGGGGATGCAAGAATCCCGCAAGAATTACAGGCTGAATACGAACAGGCGACAGGGACTAAAGCCACATTCGCAATTTGGTTTCCTGTTGCCCCTGAGCTTAGAACTCCCGGATGGGAAAACATTCTGATTTTGTCAAACTTTAGTACGTCGGCAATGCAAGTTCAGTGCTGGTTTACCTCTCTTGCAAGAACTCAAACAATAAAACTATATGAGCTCGGCAAATATGAAAAGAGAGTCTTTTTTCTTCAAAATGAGCTAGGTAGAAATGATGAGATTTATGATATTTTTTGTTTAGCATCGAACCTGTTTGGAGCGGGATTGCTGTTGCTAGAAGGAGGCAACATCGTAACCGCCTGGCCACCGGTGTTTCTGATCTACTAAAACCCTGACTTCCAAATCACATGGAATATTTCTCAAACATCTCGAGTGTGGGCTGTGTATAATTCATTTGGCTCGCATGCCTAGTCCTTCAAGTCAACTGGCCGGATCACCTAGAGGGGACGACGGAAACGTCGTCCCCTTGGTGTTAATAAAGACTGAAAGAATCGAAGAAGGGCGGCAAGAGGTTTTCGAAAGACGGGGTGAAGCCGGGGCGACCGCTGCATCTTGCTTATGGCATAATCTAAGAATTCCAGGAGCACCACACGGAAGGGAGCCTGAGGATCGATGTGAAGGGCCCTGTTGGGCGCCGATGTCAAAGCAGAAGGATCCATTACTTTGGGCAAAAAGGCTTTGAGGCGACGCTGATCACAAAACGGGAGAGGCGTGAGGCGATGGTAGTCCATGACCATCTCGGAACAGGACCGGGGGCGGTAACTTTGAAGACGTTGCGCAACCTCTTCGATAAGATTGAAGGATGTTTCAAGGGACCGCAGCTTTTGGACTATTTCTTCAGCGTTCGGCTCGCAGAGCCACCCGTTCACACCATGTTCCACGCGGTCCAAAAAACTGCCTACCTTTGTGGCAAGCACAGGAACTCCCAAGGCCCACAGTTCGCTCAGAGCATAGCTGAATGTTTCCGGAACTATGGAGGCAAGAAGCGCCAGATCAGGTTTGAGGTCATCTATGATTGCCGGCAGGTGGTTCCGCTCATAGTTAGGGATGAGGGTGACATGCGGAAAGTGCTTGAAGGCTTGACCGTCCTCCCCGCATCCTAAAAGCGTGAACTGATAGGAATGACAAAGACGACCGATGACCTTCAAAAGCAGGGATTGCCCTTTTTCTTGCGAAACGCGCCCTGGGACAAGTACGTGGAGACCCGCCTTTCTCTCCGTGAAAGAACCCTTTCTTGAAGGCTTGGCTGCACGTTTCGTAAAGAGGTCTGGAAGACCATGCGGCACAATGTGATGTTCAAGGGCGGCCAACCGGGATTCCACCTCAAATAGGTTGCGAAAAACCGACGGAGACGGAGCTACGAGAGAAATATTATTGAATGTGAGCGCGCCGACAAAGGTTTCACGTAAAGAAAACCATTCAGAAAGAGTCACGTTGCGAAATATTCTCGGCAATCTGTTTTCGGCAAAGCAAAACCGCATGATCTTTTCGGAGCATTCTCGGCAGGTCCCGTGAAATGAAAGGTATAAGAACGGACATATGGGATAATAGTCATGAAATATCACGATGGTTTTCAGAGCTGTTCTTAGGATGTCCAAAGAATGACCGATCACGGAGGACACTACGATCACTTCAACCCCATACTTATGGATGATTTCTTCAAGGACTTGCTTGTATTCATAGTGGGAAGGCGCGGT harbors:
- a CDS encoding S8 family serine peptidase; its protein translation is MLRSLGIHVERSWPDLGIHRARFEPSKRMEEVLQSLNARDDVEFAEPNYLRQKLEIVPNDPYYGEQWALEKIGMPQAWEVSSGSGSVLLGVVDTGIDLSHEDLADKIWRNRWEVCGNGRDDDGDGYVDNCRGINVITGHGDPWDDDGHGTHVAGIAAAVGNNARGMAGVDWRTTILPVKFLGEGGGNVADFVEAVAFAKARGVRVINMSFGGYSYSEAEKRAISGASNILFVAAAGNERYDNDFHPLYPASYDLPNLISVASTNKADRMSLFSNYGVQTVHVAAPGENVLGTLPGNDYNNLSGTSMSTALVSGLATLILSRYPHLSPSDVKARILRTADQTEDLRGILTKGRVNAYRALTEPIGGPYIFRVIPQRAPVGSQIILRGTGFGQAQGAVIFGGNVQGSVVAWGDEKIVVKVPEGAFSGDIIVETLYGRSNGVFFEVAIEFSGGLRTLFAEVLADPRYIPFLVLSNFSKDPAVVYVRINEIPSRTQTLWIIQMEGLEKYIEDLSYFYNRPWAQSLTVECQSSSPVAAVVVNLAPDLSKVKVMPHIHIAGKPVDGIQVPVK
- a CDS encoding glycosyltransferase family 4 protein, producing MGALSASHIVKTPLICVLFKKGEDRALRETLESLRASETQGEIVVASEKDVFDSQGPQLNYRHVWMTPGRGSLICRAWGKLRSENRDILFLRAGVRVARNWDILLCSTACLDPTIAAVSPLSARDPFFSLASHPNHGHWDPHAVNAWLQSLGRHKVFDVPVFLGSCVFLRHSALESLEQDFCNLNDDSLAQALSAKGWSLVGCENVYVDDAKAAGQQHDTMLETREDVLDFLHHHPLTGLRWAFEHQLEEEKTVEIDTIRPVQLHVAHSWGGGLGQWVNDFIMADKTRRNLVLRSIGSWGSFGQRLALYNGAGPVPIEEWNLSLPIRATAPSHYEYKQVLEEIIHKYGVEVIVVSSVIGHSLDILRTALKTIVIFHDYYPICPFLYLSFHGTCRECSEKIMRFCFAENRLPRIFRNVTLSEWFSLRETFVGALTFNNISLVAPSPSVFRNLFEVESRLAALEHHIVPHGLPDLFTKRAAKPSRKGSFTERKAGLHVLVPGRVSQEKGQSLLLKVIGRLCHSYQFTLLGCGEDGQAFKHFPHVTLIPNYERNHLPAIIDDLKPDLALLASIVPETFSYALSELWALGVPVLATKVGSFLDRVEHGVNGWLCEPNAEEIVQKLRSLETSFNLIEEVAQRLQSYRPRSCSEMVMDYHRLTPLPFCDQRRLKAFLPKVMDPSALTSAPNRALHIDPQAPFRVVLLEFLDYAISKMQRSPRLHPVFRKPLAALLRFFQSLLTPRGRRFRRPL